A window from Falco naumanni isolate bFalNau1 chromosome 3, bFalNau1.pat, whole genome shotgun sequence encodes these proteins:
- the FOXF2 gene encoding LOW QUALITY PROTEIN: forkhead box protein F2 (The sequence of the model RefSeq protein was modified relative to this genomic sequence to represent the inferred CDS: inserted 2 bases in 1 codon), with amino-acid sequence MTTESGQQRLEPPVPLRSCSPAPGALQMSRPPSSALETSTSSSSTSTSSSSSSAAAASSKSKKASSGLRRPEKPPYSYIALIVMAIQSSPSKRLTLSEIYQFLQARFPFFRGSYQGWKNSVRHNLSLNECFIKLPKGLGRPGKGHYWTIDPASEFMFEEGSFRRRPRGFRRKCQALKPMYRMMNGLGFGASILPQGFDFQAPPASLACHSNGYNLDMMPNAMASGYEGLSGGHHVPHMSPNPGSTYMASCPVTANGDYGPDSSSSPVPSSPAMASAIECHSPYTSPSAHWTASGASPYIKQXRASPAANAASSGIHSSVPSYSLEQGYLHQSPRDDLSVGLPRYQHHPSPVCDRKDFVLNFNGISSFHPSASGSYYHHHHHQSVCQDIKPCVM; translated from the exons ATGACCACCGAGAGCGGCCAGCAGCGGCTGGAGCCCCCCGTCCCTCTCCGCTCCTGCAGCCCGGCTCCCGGAGCTCTCCAGATGAGCCGGCCGCCCTCCTCCGCCCTGGAGACctccacctcctcttcctccacctccacctcctcctcctcctcctcggcggcggcggcgtcCTCCAAGAGCAAGAAGGCCAGCTCGGGGCTGCGGAGGCCCGAGAAGCCCCCCTACTCCTACATCGCCCTCATCGTTATGGCCATCCAGAGCTCGCCCTCCAAGCGCCTGACCCTCAGCGAGATCTACCAGTTCCTGCAGGCCCGCTTCCCCTTCTTCCGCGGCTCCTACCAGGGCTGGAAGAACTCCGTGCGCCACAACCTCTCCCTCAACGAGTGCTTCATCAAGCTGCCCAAGGGCCTGGGCCGCCCGGGCAAGGGCCACTACTGGACTATCGACCCGGCCAGCGAGTTCATGTTCGAGGAGGGCTCCTTCCGACGGCGGCCCCGCGGCTTCAGGAGGAAATGCCAGGCACTGAAGCCCATGTACCGCATGATGAACGGGCTGGGATTCGGCGCCTCCATCCTCCCGCAGGGCTTCGACTTCCAGGCGCCCCCCGCCTCCCTCGCCTGCCACTCCAACGGCTACAACCTCGACATGATGCCCAACGCCATGGCCAGCGGCTACGAGGGACTCAGCGGCGGCCACCACGTCCCGCACATGTCGCCTAACCCCGGCTCGACCTACATGGCCAGCTGCCCGGTGACTGCCAACGGGGACTACGGCCccgacagcagcagcagccccgtgCCCTCCTCGCCGGCCATGGCGAGCGCCATCGAGTGCCACTCGCCCTACACGAGCCCTTCGGCTCACTGGACAGCCTCGGGGGCCTCGCCCTACATAAAGCA CAGGGCCTCCCCCGCCGCGAACGCCGCCTCCTCCGGCATCCACTCCAGCGTGCCCTCCTACTCCCTGGAGCAGGGCTACCTGCACCAGAGCCCCCGCGACGACCTCTCAG tgGGATTGCCTCGCTACCAGCATCACCCCTCCCCGGTGTGTGACAGGAAAGATTTTGTCCTCAATTTTAATGGCATTTCGTCGTTTCACCCGTCCGCTAGTGGATCTTACTATCACCATCACCACCATCAAAGCGTCTGTCAAGACATCAAGCCCTGCGTGATGTGA